Proteins encoded together in one Salvia splendens isolate huo1 unplaced genomic scaffold, SspV2 ctg357, whole genome shotgun sequence window:
- the LOC121789849 gene encoding membrane magnesium transporter-like, with product MGLGYAVGVVGFLFLAHAAYSTIQYRSLLKITEEEFTGPPVTVVMELVAGLFFCLWAALTVPGKFLSILPQSDEKQVSLSV from the exons ATGGGGTTAGGTTACGCCGTCGGAGTCGTCGGGTTTCTGTTTCTCGCACACGCCGCCTACTCCACTATCCAGT ATAGATCTTTGCTGAAGATTACAGAAGAGGAGTTCACAGGGCCACCAGTCACT GTAGTTATGGAGCTGGTTGCAGGATTGTTTTTCTGTTTGTGGGCTGCTTTGACTGTGCCTGGCAAATTCTTGTCGATTCTCCCTCAATCAGATGAGAAACAGGTGAGTTTAAGCGTTTAA